A region of Lycium barbarum isolate Lr01 chromosome 1, ASM1917538v2, whole genome shotgun sequence DNA encodes the following proteins:
- the LOC132641089 gene encoding uncharacterized protein LOC132641089: MAKRFESFNIGVGLVQAQNEDSEKNVVPRSVLVNLGNTFSLLPNTSSTSSSTQNISFTISPHPAPTYIPPRFSIEPETLQVTRMPNVQKPAFAAPFTENQQNQLATCPYKRLRNETNAINWDDSDRELHNLRIIVEEEIRARNVQSLRYESLCMLPNVELPPGFKVPKFNTFNGRGNPITHLKDYCSRLMGIGHDEAIRMKLFIQSLSGLALDWYTEQDFRKWYTWEDMARDFVEHFKFNIGVSLNLYDMLEIERMPHESFQEYAIRWRLEASKIRPHCPRMS, translated from the coding sequence atggcaaaaagatttgaatcattcaacatcggtgtgggattggtgcaagcgcaaaatgaggatagcgagaagaatgtggtaccaagaagcgtgttggtcaatttgggaaataccttcagccttcttcctaacacaagttcaacttccagctcaacccaaaacatttccttcactatttctcctcacccagctcctacatatATACCACCAAGATTCTCTATTGAACCAGAAACTTTGCAAGTCACGCGGATGCCTAATGTTCAAAAGCCTGCATTCGCAgcacccttcacagaaaaccagcagAATCAGCTAGCGACATGcccatacaagagattgagaaatgaaacaaATGCAATTAATTGGgatgactcggatagagagcttcacaatttaaggataattgtcgaagaagagatacgggcaagaaatgtccaaagtttaagatatgaaagcttgtgcatgcttccaaatgttgagttgccgccaggattcaaagtgccaaaattcaacaccttcaatggcagaggaaatcctattacgcacttgaaggactattgtagcagattaatgggaattggacacgatgaagccatacgaatgaaattgttcattcagagcctatcagggttagcattagattggtacacagaacaagactttcgcaaatggtacacatgggaggacatggcccgcgactttgtagaacatttcaaatttaacatcggggttagtctgAACCTTtatgatatgcttgagatagaaagaatgccacatgagtctttccaggaatatgccatccgatggagattggaagcttcaaagaTACGCCCCCATTgcccgagaatgagttga